A region of Sneathiella limimaris DNA encodes the following proteins:
- the folB gene encoding dihydroneopterin aldolase encodes MSLMDPKEVTHLPIAVSAPSTHRVFIHDLLVTMLIGVYEHEKLAEQPVRLNIVLEVENHDGPINDDYRNVICYETIAKAVEKLVKEEHINLVETLAEKITDICFKNRRIVSVTVKVEKLQALQNAGSVGVEITRTRD; translated from the coding sequence ATGAGCCTGATGGACCCCAAGGAAGTAACACATCTTCCCATAGCAGTATCGGCACCCTCAACTCACCGCGTATTTATACATGACCTACTAGTCACTATGCTGATCGGGGTTTATGAGCATGAAAAACTTGCCGAGCAACCTGTCCGACTAAATATTGTGCTTGAAGTTGAAAATCATGACGGGCCGATCAATGACGACTATCGTAATGTCATCTGCTACGAAACAATCGCAAAAGCGGTTGAGAAGCTCGTAAAAGAAGAACATATCAACCTTGTTGAAACACTGGCCGAAAAGATCACTGATATCTGCTTCAAGAATCGGCGAATAGTGAGTGTGACTGTAAAAGTAGAGAAATTGCAGGCTTTGCAGAATGCTGGAAGCGTTGGTGTCGAAATCACAAGAACACGTGATTAG
- a CDS encoding molybdenum cofactor biosynthesis protein MoaE, with product MIRVQSEIFDTGEEIKKLTAGATNIGAVVTFTGLVRDFNDGSGITSLTLEHYPGMTEKELAQIEEEARKRWELDDCLIIHRYGRMEVTEPIVLVITASAHRKDAFEAAEFLMDWLKTKAPFWKLEEKTDGNSGWVEERHSDLDAAKRWE from the coding sequence GTGATCCGGGTTCAGTCTGAAATCTTTGATACAGGCGAAGAAATCAAAAAACTCACCGCGGGCGCAACGAATATTGGTGCGGTCGTAACCTTTACTGGTCTTGTTCGTGATTTTAATGATGGTTCGGGGATCACAAGTTTAACCCTGGAACATTATCCAGGAATGACAGAAAAGGAACTGGCTCAGATTGAGGAAGAAGCTCGCAAACGATGGGAGTTAGACGATTGTCTCATCATCCATCGGTACGGCCGAATGGAAGTCACTGAGCCCATCGTACTTGTTATTACCGCATCAGCTCATCGAAAAGACGCATTTGAAGCTGCAGAATTCTTGATGGACTGGCTTAAAACCAAGGCTCCCTTCTGGAAACTTGAAGAAAAGACAGATGGAAATTCAGGCTGGGTAGAAGAAAGGCATTCAGACCTAGATGCCGCAAAAAGGTGGGAGTGA
- a CDS encoding MarR family winged helix-turn-helix transcriptional regulator — protein sequence MADVKTGTNPLFLREEELRQCIELLFFAYRDFTDGPDQILKKYNFGRAHHRVIHFVGRNPGITVSELLDILQITKQSLSRVLNALVERGFVAQKAGVTDRRQRLLSLTDKGVKLEKEISTVQQQQVARAFREAGGEAVAGYRKVLEGLIKESDREQTMKRILKK from the coding sequence ATGGCTGATGTAAAAACAGGAACTAATCCTCTTTTCCTTAGGGAAGAGGAACTCAGACAATGTATTGAACTGCTCTTTTTTGCATACAGGGACTTTACAGACGGCCCTGATCAAATCCTAAAGAAGTACAATTTTGGACGTGCACATCATAGAGTAATCCATTTTGTTGGTCGCAACCCAGGGATTACAGTCTCAGAGCTTCTGGACATTCTTCAAATTACAAAGCAAAGCCTCAGCCGTGTGTTGAACGCTTTAGTTGAACGTGGTTTTGTCGCTCAAAAAGCAGGGGTTACAGACCGCCGCCAAAGGCTCCTTTCTTTAACTGATAAAGGGGTCAAACTGGAAAAAGAAATCAGCACCGTTCAACAACAACAGGTTGCTAGAGCATTCCGAGAGGCGGGGGGTGAAGCGGTCGCTGGCTACCGGAAAGTCTTGGAGGGCTTGATCAAGGAGTCTGATCGCGAACAAACCATGAAGCGGATACTCAAAAAATAG
- a CDS encoding calcium/sodium antiporter, which produces MMYLQVAAGLVVLLVCGELLVRGSVALAEQFNISKLIIGFTIVAFGTSAPELVVCVQAALDGASGIAVGNVVGSNIANILLVLGAPAIIYPLTCDNQSAIRDTLIVIGGSLLFTVLAWTGAIAFWQGFILTSVLVAVMYMAYRRAKKEGDLAADEALEEYEENMPKTPWVSFLFILGGLAGLVLGSRLLVLGAVNIATTAGVSEEIIGLTLVALGTSLPELATSLIAAFRRHGDVAIGNVLGSNLFNITGIIGVTAMIKPMTAPQQILSFDLFVMLLASALLIGLFFLKKPIGRIAGIGLLFGYVAYVLSQFYGMSGVYSVASI; this is translated from the coding sequence ATGATGTATCTTCAGGTTGCTGCAGGTCTGGTCGTTTTGCTGGTTTGCGGCGAATTACTGGTCAGAGGATCCGTTGCTCTGGCAGAGCAGTTTAATATTTCCAAACTGATTATCGGCTTTACCATTGTCGCATTCGGCACTTCCGCTCCGGAGCTTGTTGTCTGTGTGCAAGCCGCTCTTGATGGCGCCTCAGGCATTGCTGTAGGGAATGTCGTGGGCAGTAATATTGCCAATATTCTTCTTGTGCTAGGTGCACCTGCAATCATCTATCCCCTAACCTGTGACAATCAATCTGCAATCCGGGACACCCTTATTGTAATCGGTGGCTCTCTTCTTTTCACAGTTCTGGCTTGGACCGGCGCCATCGCATTCTGGCAGGGTTTTATACTGACAAGTGTCCTGGTTGCGGTCATGTATATGGCGTATCGGCGGGCGAAAAAAGAAGGAGATCTTGCAGCTGATGAGGCGTTGGAAGAATATGAGGAAAACATGCCCAAAACCCCTTGGGTCAGTTTCCTTTTCATTCTGGGTGGCCTTGCAGGCCTTGTTCTGGGCTCCCGTCTCCTTGTGCTTGGCGCAGTTAATATTGCGACTACGGCTGGCGTTTCAGAAGAAATCATCGGCTTGACACTTGTTGCCCTTGGGACTTCTTTACCGGAACTTGCCACGTCCCTGATTGCTGCCTTCAGACGCCATGGCGATGTTGCGATCGGAAATGTGCTTGGATCGAATCTATTTAATATCACTGGGATTATTGGGGTTACAGCCATGATCAAGCCGATGACGGCACCTCAGCAGATCCTCTCTTTTGACCTCTTTGTAATGCTACTCGCATCAGCTCTTTTAATTGGCCTCTTTTTCTTGAAAAAGCCAATTGGCCGCATTGCAGGGATAGGCCTTTTGTTTGGCTATGTAGCATATGTTCTTTCTCAATTTTATGGTATGTCTGGTGTTTATTCAGTGGCAAGCATCTAG
- the modA gene encoding molybdate ABC transporter substrate-binding protein: MRVVLPLICLIFSFAVTAFSNEREGPLIFAAASLSAPLTEVGLLYERETGQKVRFSFAGSSTLAKQIAAGAEVGLYISANRKWVDYLIDQGSVAANRTTVLFSNSLVVIAPVDEEKDSHPKQLSDLANWLEGGRIAVGDPDHVPAGSYAKEAMISAGVWQVLRGRLLRQPNVKSALALVVRGEAVAGIVYETDVVGISDVKKLFSIDQTLHTPIRYVAAEIGQSLSGSVSEFYQFLKGDGAKKIFKDYGFIVF; encoded by the coding sequence ATGCGAGTTGTTTTACCATTAATCTGTTTGATATTCAGTTTTGCGGTAACCGCCTTTTCGAATGAGCGGGAAGGCCCCCTTATTTTTGCCGCCGCGAGTTTATCAGCCCCCTTGACCGAGGTAGGTTTGCTTTACGAAAGGGAAACCGGTCAAAAAGTTCGTTTTTCTTTTGCAGGGAGTTCAACCTTGGCCAAGCAGATTGCCGCTGGCGCTGAGGTAGGGCTTTATATTTCAGCAAACCGGAAGTGGGTTGACTATTTGATTGATCAGGGCAGTGTTGCTGCGAATAGAACCACCGTTCTGTTTTCAAATTCGCTTGTTGTTATTGCTCCTGTAGACGAGGAAAAAGACAGTCATCCGAAACAACTCAGTGATCTAGCCAATTGGCTTGAGGGAGGCAGGATTGCGGTGGGTGATCCAGATCATGTTCCTGCGGGTAGTTATGCAAAAGAAGCAATGATCAGCGCCGGTGTCTGGCAGGTGTTGAGGGGTAGACTTCTTCGTCAGCCGAATGTGAAAAGTGCATTGGCCCTGGTTGTTCGGGGGGAAGCTGTGGCCGGAATAGTTTATGAAACTGACGTCGTCGGAATTTCAGACGTAAAGAAGCTGTTTAGTATTGATCAGACCCTGCATACACCTATTAGGTATGTCGCAGCCGAAATCGGCCAAAGTCTTTCTGGAAGTGTGTCAGAATTTTATCAGTTCCTGAAAGGGGACGGTGCCAAAAAGATTTTTAAAGATTATGGATTTATAGTCTTTTAG
- a CDS encoding bifunctional molybdopterin-guanine dinucleotide biosynthesis adaptor protein MobB/molybdopterin molybdotransferase MoeA: MVAKRQIFGISGWSGNGKTHLITRLIPELNERGISVSTIKHAHHKFDIDKPGKDSFEHRLAGAKEVVISSTHRWALMHENKEASEATLKELLTSMSETDLILIEGFKSENFPRIEVFRGVGTQDPLFLENKNVVAVATTLRELDTDLPILDLDNVKSIADFIVDFLADKKSETRPSREINDCYAAPDQMVSVEEAQTLILNTTNCISENTTSTLHESLGKIISEDIASPINLPPADNSAVDGYAFNYADYENSSDLILKCVGRTAAGDAPHSNLQPGECIKIFTGAQMPRGADTVAMLEDVTVDGNTVTLPSGLREGVNRRIAGEDIKLGELAIPKGTLLSPPHIGRLASLGIFKVPVFSPLNVALFSTGNELQEPGSILETGHIYDSNRYMLEAILRSYGIKITDYGILPDDPDLLQSKLKEASIENDLLITSGGVSMGEEDHVKSAVRNLGNLHFWKIAIKPGRPLAIGHIGAAIFVGLPGNPVAAMVCCLQFIRPIIAKLRGESYRPPTPIIAKAAFSMTKKPGRMEWLRGQYSMDAQGTPRVAKFYSQGSGLITSLTWANGLIELDADCTHVSEDDNVKFIPLSELYR; this comes from the coding sequence ATGGTCGCTAAGCGTCAGATATTTGGTATTTCTGGTTGGAGCGGGAATGGAAAAACACATCTCATTACTCGTCTTATTCCGGAGCTGAATGAAAGAGGCATCAGTGTCTCCACAATCAAGCACGCGCATCATAAATTTGACATCGACAAGCCGGGAAAAGATAGCTTTGAGCATCGCTTAGCGGGCGCAAAAGAAGTTGTAATTTCCTCAACCCACCGCTGGGCACTCATGCATGAAAACAAAGAAGCCAGCGAAGCGACATTGAAAGAACTTCTCACTTCAATGAGCGAAACTGATCTCATTTTGATAGAGGGCTTCAAAAGCGAAAACTTTCCAAGAATTGAAGTCTTCCGTGGTGTTGGAACCCAAGATCCCTTGTTTTTAGAGAATAAGAATGTTGTAGCCGTTGCAACCACATTAAGGGAGCTTGACACCGACCTGCCAATTCTTGACTTGGATAACGTAAAGTCGATCGCGGATTTTATTGTTGATTTCCTGGCAGACAAAAAGAGCGAAACACGGCCTTCCAGAGAAATCAATGATTGCTATGCCGCACCAGATCAGATGGTCAGTGTAGAGGAAGCTCAAACCCTTATTCTGAATACAACGAATTGTATCAGTGAAAACACAACCTCAACACTACATGAAAGTCTCGGTAAAATAATATCTGAAGACATCGCGTCCCCCATTAACCTGCCTCCCGCTGATAACTCCGCGGTAGATGGTTATGCATTTAATTATGCGGACTATGAAAACTCTTCGGACCTCATCCTGAAATGTGTTGGTCGCACTGCTGCAGGAGACGCTCCCCATTCAAATTTACAACCTGGCGAATGCATCAAAATATTCACCGGTGCTCAAATGCCAAGAGGCGCGGACACAGTTGCGATGTTAGAAGACGTAACTGTAGATGGAAATACCGTGACCCTCCCTTCCGGACTAAGAGAAGGTGTCAATCGTCGTATAGCCGGGGAAGACATTAAACTTGGTGAGCTTGCGATCCCGAAAGGCACATTATTGAGCCCACCACATATTGGTCGTTTGGCCAGCTTAGGGATTTTCAAAGTCCCAGTTTTCTCTCCTCTAAATGTAGCTCTTTTTTCCACAGGCAATGAGCTCCAGGAACCTGGAAGCATACTTGAAACAGGTCACATATATGACAGTAATCGCTATATGCTTGAGGCAATCCTAAGATCATATGGCATTAAAATTACAGATTACGGCATTCTTCCAGATGATCCGGATCTGCTCCAATCAAAACTCAAAGAAGCCTCAATTGAAAATGATCTATTGATCACATCTGGGGGCGTTTCAATGGGTGAGGAAGACCATGTAAAGAGCGCAGTTCGCAATCTAGGAAACCTTCATTTTTGGAAAATTGCTATCAAGCCGGGGCGCCCACTTGCAATTGGTCACATTGGAGCCGCTATTTTTGTTGGGCTTCCGGGCAATCCAGTTGCAGCTATGGTTTGTTGCCTTCAATTTATTCGGCCAATAATTGCCAAACTCAGGGGGGAGAGCTATCGCCCGCCAACGCCAATCATTGCTAAAGCCGCCTTTTCCATGACGAAAAAACCTGGACGCATGGAATGGTTGAGAGGACAATATTCTATGGATGCACAAGGCACACCCAGAGTTGCAAAATTTTACAGTCAAGGATCTGGACTGATTACTTCCTTGACCTGGGCCAATGGATTGATTGAACTTGACGCAGATTGCACACATGTCTCAGAAGATGATAATGTAAAATTCATACCCCTGTCAGAGTTGTATAGATGA
- the uvrC gene encoding excinuclease ABC subunit UvrC, which translates to MTESALENQESSFARGSNVIKRFLKTLPSTPGVYRMLDKNEQVLYVGKAKNLKNRVSSYTKITGQSSRILRMVSLTYAMEFVSTHTEVEALLLEANLIKKLKPRYNIILRDDKSFPYILITGDHDWPQITKHRGARNRKGEYFGPFASAGAVNDTLATFQRLFPLRSCSDSDFNTRTRPCLQYQIKRCSAPCVGRISEEDYKVIVDEARSFLSGKSHAIQQQLADRMQTASDNLDFELAAVLRDRLKAMAHIQAKQTINLPNIDEADVIAAHQEGGQTCVQVFFIRSGQNLGNRAHYPSHTKEEGPEEVLGAFIGQFYDTHPAPKNIWVSHTPSEVTLLSEALSVRAEKKIEISTPKRGPKREMLDHALLNARGALERKLAENASQKRLLEAVGKLFEMEKAPQRIEVYDNSHIQGSHQVGALIVAGPEGFEKKSYRKFNIKDKDLAPGDDYGMMREVLSRRFSRLQKEDPDRIGEGSGSREQWPDLVLIDGGLGQLSAALEVFNNLDIQDVKLAGIAKGPDRHAGRERFFLPGKSPFSLPQNDPTLYFLQRLRDEVHNYAITTHRAKRSKAIGKSPLDEIPGIGGKRKKALLNHFGSAKGVLDAALADLESVEGISKKLAKQIHDYLHE; encoded by the coding sequence ATGACAGAATCAGCACTCGAAAACCAAGAATCCTCTTTTGCCAGAGGTTCAAACGTCATTAAGCGGTTTTTGAAAACACTTCCGTCCACACCCGGCGTATATCGGATGCTCGATAAGAATGAGCAGGTACTATATGTAGGGAAGGCCAAAAACCTAAAAAACAGGGTCAGCAGCTACACAAAAATAACAGGACAATCATCCCGCATCCTGAGAATGGTTTCCTTAACTTATGCGATGGAGTTTGTCTCCACGCACACTGAAGTGGAAGCCCTACTTCTTGAAGCAAACCTAATCAAGAAGCTGAAACCCCGCTACAACATCATCCTGAGAGATGATAAATCCTTCCCCTACATTTTGATAACAGGCGATCATGATTGGCCGCAAATTACAAAACATCGTGGCGCTCGCAATCGAAAAGGGGAATATTTTGGTCCCTTTGCTTCAGCCGGCGCCGTCAACGATACTCTAGCAACTTTCCAACGGCTTTTCCCATTGCGCTCCTGCAGCGACTCAGATTTCAACACGCGTACACGTCCTTGTCTGCAATACCAAATCAAAAGATGTTCCGCGCCTTGCGTTGGCCGAATTTCCGAAGAGGACTACAAAGTGATTGTTGATGAGGCGCGCTCCTTTCTTTCCGGAAAAAGCCACGCCATCCAGCAACAGCTGGCAGATCGGATGCAAACCGCTAGTGACAATCTGGACTTTGAACTAGCTGCAGTCTTACGCGATCGCCTCAAAGCGATGGCCCATATCCAGGCCAAGCAGACCATAAATCTTCCCAATATTGATGAAGCAGATGTAATTGCGGCTCACCAGGAAGGTGGGCAAACATGCGTTCAGGTCTTCTTTATTCGATCCGGCCAAAACTTAGGAAACCGAGCTCACTACCCAAGCCATACAAAAGAGGAAGGCCCAGAAGAAGTCCTGGGTGCATTTATTGGGCAGTTTTACGACACGCATCCAGCGCCCAAGAATATCTGGGTTAGCCACACACCGTCCGAGGTGACTCTACTAAGCGAAGCTCTCTCCGTCAGAGCGGAGAAAAAGATTGAAATTTCCACTCCCAAACGAGGCCCAAAGAGGGAAATGCTTGATCATGCTCTCTTGAATGCACGGGGAGCGTTGGAGCGTAAACTCGCAGAAAATGCATCTCAGAAACGGCTGCTTGAGGCGGTAGGAAAGCTTTTTGAAATGGAAAAAGCACCGCAAAGAATTGAAGTTTATGACAACAGCCATATCCAGGGTTCTCATCAGGTAGGCGCCCTTATTGTCGCTGGACCAGAAGGGTTTGAGAAAAAAAGTTATCGTAAATTCAACATTAAAGACAAGGACCTAGCACCAGGCGATGACTACGGCATGATGCGGGAAGTCCTGTCGCGGCGGTTTTCAAGACTCCAAAAAGAAGACCCTGATAGGATTGGCGAAGGCTCCGGCTCACGTGAGCAATGGCCTGATCTTGTCCTAATTGATGGCGGTCTTGGTCAATTGTCAGCAGCACTTGAGGTATTCAATAATCTCGACATCCAAGATGTTAAGCTTGCTGGTATCGCCAAAGGCCCGGATCGACACGCCGGGCGGGAAAGATTTTTCTTACCTGGTAAATCACCCTTTTCTTTACCTCAAAATGATCCAACCCTTTATTTTCTTCAGCGTCTTCGCGATGAAGTCCACAACTATGCCATTACAACCCACAGAGCAAAACGATCCAAAGCAATTGGGAAGTCTCCTCTCGATGAAATTCCTGGCATAGGTGGCAAACGGAAAAAAGCGCTGCTTAATCATTTTGGTTCTGCAAAAGGTGTCCTTGACGCCGCTTTAGCAGATCTTGAGTCCGTTGAAGGGATCTCCAAAAAACTTGCAAAGCAGATCCACGATTATCTCCATGAATAA
- the moaD gene encoding molybdopterin converting factor subunit 1 has translation MKILYFAWLRTQIGSPEEDVTPPPEVNTLYGLIDWLKAKGEPYQSALSDLSVVRIAVNQEYVTEDIPLNGTEEVAFFPPVTGG, from the coding sequence ATGAAGATACTTTATTTTGCTTGGCTTAGAACGCAGATCGGCTCACCAGAAGAAGACGTGACCCCTCCTCCTGAAGTGAACACTCTCTATGGGCTCATCGATTGGCTAAAAGCAAAAGGAGAGCCTTACCAGTCAGCTCTCTCAGATCTCTCCGTCGTTCGAATTGCTGTCAATCAGGAATATGTAACGGAAGATATACCCCTAAATGGAACAGAAGAAGTTGCGTTCTTCCCACCTGTAACAGGAGGCTGA
- the pgsA gene encoding CDP-diacylglycerol--glycerol-3-phosphate 3-phosphatidyltransferase translates to MLFRLPNLLTLSRIAVIPLLLASFYLPGDASSWVPLGLFIAAGITDFFDGYLARRNKQTSNLGRFLDPVADKLLVAAALLFLVGVDRITDWQLIPAVIILCREIMVSGLREYLAELRVGMPVSRLAKWKTTFQILALCFLLGGPAVQKSFDALLVGNILLWLAGLLTVWTGYDYLRLGLQHMMDQDGR, encoded by the coding sequence ATGTTATTTCGGTTGCCAAATTTATTGACGCTATCACGCATTGCTGTCATTCCACTCTTGCTTGCATCCTTTTATCTGCCGGGCGATGCGTCCAGTTGGGTTCCGCTGGGGCTATTTATAGCAGCTGGGATTACGGATTTCTTCGATGGTTATTTGGCACGCCGCAATAAACAAACCTCAAACCTTGGACGATTTTTAGATCCTGTAGCCGATAAACTTCTTGTCGCTGCGGCACTCTTATTTTTGGTTGGTGTAGATCGAATTACTGACTGGCAATTGATCCCCGCCGTGATCATCCTATGCCGAGAAATTATGGTATCCGGGCTTCGAGAATATTTAGCTGAGCTGAGGGTTGGAATGCCTGTTAGCCGGTTGGCAAAATGGAAAACCACGTTTCAGATTCTAGCGCTTTGTTTCCTATTAGGTGGCCCGGCTGTTCAGAAGAGTTTTGATGCATTGCTAGTTGGGAATATCCTACTTTGGCTTGCAGGGCTTTTAACCGTATGGACTGGTTATGACTACTTGCGGCTCGGCCTACAGCACATGATGGATCAGGATGGTCGCTAA
- a CDS encoding SDR family oxidoreductase gives MEKHAFISGAAKRIGKAIALNLARNGWNISIHHNKSADDALSLKSELEEIGVRAALAPADLSNSDEIKVCFENAARKLGPINTLINNASVFDKDDLPSLTDTSFTNHMQTNLLAPVLLTQAFASQDNLDQLEDPTVINIIDQRVFNLRPGFMSYTLSKSALWTFTQTAAMELAPAIRVNAIGPGPTLPSKRQTPEQFKRQIEQVPLKRGASPEEISEGVQFLLKSRSITGEFLAMDGGQHLPYTIMTEEE, from the coding sequence ATGGAAAAACATGCTTTCATTTCCGGCGCAGCAAAGCGGATCGGAAAAGCTATTGCACTTAACTTGGCTCGCAATGGCTGGAATATATCAATACATCACAACAAATCTGCTGATGATGCTCTTAGCCTGAAATCCGAGTTGGAAGAAATAGGTGTCAGAGCGGCGCTTGCACCCGCTGATTTATCCAATTCGGACGAAATTAAAGTCTGCTTTGAAAATGCTGCTCGAAAGCTGGGCCCTATAAATACGCTGATTAATAATGCATCCGTGTTCGATAAAGATGATCTTCCCAGTCTCACTGACACGTCTTTCACAAACCATATGCAAACAAATTTATTAGCGCCGGTTCTCCTTACACAAGCGTTTGCCTCCCAGGACAATTTGGATCAGTTAGAAGACCCGACTGTTATCAACATCATTGATCAGCGAGTTTTCAACCTGAGACCTGGCTTTATGTCTTATACGCTTAGTAAATCAGCCCTATGGACTTTTACCCAAACGGCAGCAATGGAACTCGCGCCGGCAATACGCGTAAATGCGATCGGCCCGGGTCCCACTTTGCCAAGCAAACGCCAGACACCTGAACAATTCAAGCGGCAAATCGAGCAAGTACCCCTGAAACGAGGGGCCAGCCCAGAAGAAATTTCCGAAGGCGTTCAGTTTCTGCTAAAAAGCAGATCAATTACCGGTGAGTTCCTTGCCATGGATGGCGGACAACACTTACCGTACACGATTATGACCGAGGAAGAGTAA
- a CDS encoding response regulator has protein sequence MKDNAPHILVVDDDTRLASLLRKYLSDNGYRVTVAETAEVAAQKMAGISFDLMVLDRMMPGQDGLSFAHTIRSTTGPNQNIAILMLTAMAETEDRIDGLEAGVDDYLTKPFEPRELLLRVSSILKRSLQEPVSEVNFGAFSFDISRGELSKDNQVINLTSTEQVLLKSLATSPGVPISRDDLSLNSGTQGRAVDVQITRLRRKIEDDPKIPRYLQTVRGEGYVLWAD, from the coding sequence ATGAAAGATAACGCACCTCATATTCTTGTTGTCGATGATGATACGCGTTTGGCGTCCTTGCTCCGGAAGTATCTCTCTGACAACGGATATCGAGTTACAGTTGCCGAAACAGCTGAAGTTGCCGCCCAGAAAATGGCTGGAATTTCTTTTGACTTAATGGTCTTGGATCGAATGATGCCAGGGCAAGATGGTCTGTCATTTGCACATACTATTCGAAGCACAACAGGCCCTAATCAGAATATTGCTATCCTTATGCTGACCGCTATGGCTGAAACCGAGGACCGCATAGATGGCCTTGAGGCCGGTGTAGATGACTATCTGACAAAGCCATTTGAACCTCGTGAACTCCTTCTGAGGGTTTCGTCGATATTGAAGCGATCCTTACAAGAACCTGTGTCGGAAGTAAACTTCGGTGCCTTCAGCTTCGATATTTCGCGTGGTGAGCTGAGTAAGGATAATCAGGTTATTAACTTAACCTCTACCGAGCAGGTCCTTTTAAAAAGCCTCGCTACGTCGCCAGGAGTTCCGATTTCCCGTGATGATCTTTCCTTAAACAGCGGAACGCAAGGTCGCGCAGTTGATGTCCAAATTACAAGACTGCGACGAAAAATCGAGGATGATCCAAAAATACCCAGATACCTTCAAACCGTTCGCGGTGAAGGTTACGTCCTTTGGGCAGATTAA
- a CDS encoding TraB/GumN family protein, translating to MKFQRKYSLLNLTICLISFLVLISPVRSEAQPECQNMPFGKGKLWEIQKDNGPKSYVFGTMHSKDPRILHLPGVVMQALNKSDTFILETQLTRENVQKSRQLMLSPFGQNLRELVGPERHDALKPIMRDYGMTIKSIEQFKIWAIASILSQPPSSKSVSKGQLTLLDRELERFAQSQGKAIHPLETAEEQLGLFDNLTEQAQLELLDAAIKAYPDLDSELETLTQHYLRGEINWFFCNMEEDLQSASPELVEFLEERLILKRNETMTKRMIDKLETSSSFVAVGALHLPGERGILNLLKIKGYSLRRRF from the coding sequence ATGAAATTTCAGCGCAAGTATTCACTTCTCAATCTAACAATTTGCCTCATTTCCTTCCTTGTTCTCATTTCTCCTGTTCGGTCAGAGGCTCAACCCGAATGCCAAAACATGCCATTTGGCAAAGGAAAATTATGGGAGATTCAAAAGGATAATGGCCCCAAGAGCTACGTGTTTGGGACCATGCATTCGAAAGATCCGCGAATTCTTCACCTCCCTGGGGTTGTGATGCAAGCCCTCAACAAATCAGATACCTTCATACTTGAGACGCAACTTACTCGTGAAAATGTACAAAAAAGCCGCCAGTTAATGTTATCGCCATTTGGTCAAAACCTAAGGGAGCTGGTTGGTCCAGAGCGACACGATGCCCTCAAGCCCATTATGCGAGACTATGGCATGACCATAAAATCGATTGAACAATTCAAAATCTGGGCAATTGCCTCAATTCTGTCGCAACCTCCAAGCAGCAAGTCAGTTTCCAAAGGACAACTCACACTTTTAGATCGGGAACTGGAACGTTTCGCCCAATCTCAAGGAAAAGCCATCCATCCACTTGAAACCGCCGAAGAACAGTTAGGACTGTTTGATAACCTGACAGAACAAGCTCAATTGGAACTCCTGGACGCAGCAATCAAAGCATATCCCGATTTAGATTCAGAACTTGAAACCCTCACCCAGCATTATCTTCGGGGTGAGATCAACTGGTTCTTTTGCAACATGGAGGAAGACTTGCAAAGCGCCAGTCCCGAACTTGTCGAGTTTCTTGAAGAGCGTCTTATCTTGAAAAGAAATGAAACCATGACGAAGCGGATGATTGATAAACTCGAAACATCTTCTAGCTTTGTGGCCGTAGGTGCGCTACACCTACCCGGAGAGCGCGGAATTCTTAACCTACTGAAAATTAAAGGCTATTCTCTACGTCGCCGTTTTTAG